From the genome of bacterium:
GGGCCTCGTCGGTCAACACGCGGCGCAGCGCAGCGGCCAGTGCGGCCGGGTCTTTCTCCGGCACCAGCAACCCGGTGCGCCCATCCTTGATGATGTCCACTATCCCGCCCAGACGGCTCGCCACCACCGGCTTGCGGTAGCAGAGGGCCTCGATCAGCACCACGCCCAGTCCCTCGGTGTCGCCCTTGTGGTCCACGATGGCGGGCAGGACAAAACAGTCGCAGGCGGCGTAGTAGCGCAACAACTCCTCGTTCGAGACCCGTCCGGCCAGGAACACCCTGTCCTGCAACCCCAGCTCCGCGGTCAACTCGGCCAGGGCCCCGGACTCCGGGCCGCTGCCCACGATGTCCAGGCGCACCGGGAACGGGGTCTCGATCACTTCCAGCGCCCGCACCAGGAACTCCACCCCCTTGCGCTCCACCAGCCGGCCGACAAACAGCACCCGCCGCTCCCGGCCCGGCCCGCCCTCGGGCGGCGGGCACTCCCGCGGCGGCGGCACCGGCGAGCCGTAGGGCACCAGCTCCACGCGCGTGCCCGGGCAGACCGCCTCGATCTCGGCCGCGGTGTGCGAGCTGATAGCGCTCACCATATCGCTGCCGCGGATCACGCTGCGCAGAAACGGCAGGAACGCTTTCATCTTGGTGCGGACCCAGCGCAGCTCCACCCCGTAGAACTGGGTCACCAGCGGACGGCCCGACCAGCGACGGGCGAACCAGCCGAACACGCCCAGCGGGAACGGCCAGTGCACGTGAATCAGGTCGAACTTTTCCTGGCGCAGCACACGCCGCAGGCCGATTACGCCGAACAGCAGATAAGGAAACACCAGCAGGAGGAAGAGCTTGTTCTTGCGTATCTGCTCCGGGATGGTCTCATCGTGCGAGAGCAGCTCCCAGCGGCGCAGGCAGTAGCGGAACCGCCGCACCTGGATCCCGTGCACCACCTGGTCGCCCAGGCCGCGGCTGGCGCAGGTGTAGACCGTCACCTCCACCCCTTTTTCGCGCAGGCGCTGGATATTCTCGACCATCCAGGGGGTGATGATGTCAGCCTCCGAGCGTGGGAACGAGGTGACGATGAACAGCACTTTCACTTGAGCACCTCCAGCACCCAGGTAGGAGGGGCGGCGGTGCGGTGGACGATCTTGAATTGATTCTGATGTTTCTTCAGCGCCGGTATCAGATAGCGATCGGTGGTGCCGCTCACATTGTCCAGAATGACATAGTCGGCCTGCGTGACCTCGGCCATCACGGCCTCGGTGTCGGTGGTGAACGGGTAGCCCACCACCCTGCGGTTACTCCAGAGGTAAACCAGGCGCGGCTTGCGCGATGACACGACCGCCGTGGCCGGGGTGTTGTCGCGAATCCAGTCGGCGGCCTCGAAGAAACGCCGCCAGTTGGGGGGATAGCCGGCGTAGCGGTTCCCGGAGCTCCAGGCTGTCAGCATGCGCAGGTTGAAAGGAATCCGCACGACCTGGGCGCTCAGCGACAGCGCCGCCACCGCCAGCAGCGCCACGGCCGCCGCGACCGTGGCCCGCTTGCGCCATGGACGGACCAGGCCCACGATCAGTTCCACGGCCGTGGCCAGGTAGAACAGCATCAGCGGGATGAGCGGCATGATGAATCGCACGTCGCTCCAGGCATCCGGCCAGACCAGCACAATACAGAGAAAGAAGCTGAAATACGCCTCCAGCAGGCCCATCCCGTGCTTGACGATCCTGCCGAGAAGGCCGGTCACCACCAGCAGGCTCACCACAACCGCCAAAAAGACAGCCGGCACGGACAGGGCCCACAGGCTTTCCGAGCCGAGCACCACTCGGGCCGAATCGAACCCGCCGTAAGTCGAGATGTTGTGCATGATCCTTCTGGCCAGGTCGGCCGCAGTGATCGTGCCCAGCTCGGGCTTGTAGGGGTCTATCATCATGAAAGCGCTGGCCACGGCCGAGTTCTCGGTGCTGACCAGGTGGTTGCGGATGGTCCAGGGCGCCATCAGCGCGGCCACGGCCAGGAAGAACACGGCCAGGGCTTTCCACTGGCGCCGCACCATGAAATAGAGCATGCCGCCGCCCACGAAAGCCACCCCGATCGAGCGGATGTGGGCGGTGAACGCCAGGCAGACTACCGCCAGCCAGAAAGTCCGTCCGAACCTGACCTCGCCCCCGCCACGGGTGGCCTCGGTCAGGAAATACAGGGCCAGCAGGCTGAAACAGAGGAAAGCCTCCTCGCTCAACACCCAGTGCGAGAAATCCACCAGGACCGGGTTGAGCGCGAAACATAACGTGGCCGCGGCCGCGATCACCGGCGTTGTGTTGCATTTCATGATCCGGTGGAACAGGAAGACCGAGAGCAGCGAAAAGGCCACCGACAGTAACTTGAGGACGACAAAATTCACTCCGGCCAGGGCCACCAGCGGGGCCAGCAGGAGCGGATAGCCGAACGGGTACTGGGTGTGGGGCACCACCGGCCCCGGCCCGATATGCTGCGTGTAGCCGTCCCCCGGGTGCAGGATGCTCTGGGCCAGGATGATGTAGCTGGCGTTGTCTCCGCCGGTGTGCGGCTTGGGGTCGAACAGAAAGAGACAGAGGACAAGGTTGGCCAGCAGGGAAACATACAGCACGTTGCGGCGATTGCGCCCGGCCCAGCCCGTCAGACGGGACGAAGATACCGCGGGATGGGCGTCCGGGGTTTGCTGTTTATGTGTAGCCACATCATCTCCGTGAGGTTATCCCGAGATACTACGGGGGAAGGTTCGAAATCAACCCCTACAAGTAAGAAATAGAACCGCCGGGACAGCTTTGGGAGAGGAAAACCGCAGGGGCACGGCGCATAGCGCCCCTTCTAAGCCGAATGTAAGAACAATCGAGTTGCCGCTGCGGAGCTGTCACACCGCAGCGCACTCATTCACGCGGGCGCCGCTGACGCTGCTCGATACGTTCCAGGCGCTCCAGGAGCTGGCCGATCAGCTCGGTCAGAAAACCCAGGCTGAACAGCAGCACCCCAGCCAGCACGAACAGTATCACCAGGTAGAGCAGCGGCCGGTAGCCATGCAGCAACACGATCCGGTAGTACAGGGCCACCAGGCCGGTGACAAACCCGCAGAACAGAAGGCCCAGCCCTGCCGTGCCGAACAGGGTCATCGGCTTTTTGCCGAAACCCAGCATCATTTTCACGCTCAGCAGGTCCAGCAGGCCGATCATCACGCGCCAGTGCCCGGAATACTTGGCCTGGCCGTGACGGCGCGGCAGCAGCTCGATATCGATCTCGCCCAGACGGAAGCCCTGGTTATGGGCGAAGACCGCGAAAAAGCGGTGCCAGTCGTGACGCAGGTGCACGGCCTCGATCACCTCGCGGCGGAAAGCTTTCATCGAGTTGAGGTCGTGCACCGGCACCTTGAACAGCATCTGCGACAGGCGGTTGTAGATCGAGGAGACAAACCGCTTCGTATAGTGCCCCACCTTGCGGCCGCAGACCATGTCATAGCCCTGGCGCATCTTTTCCACGAAGCGCGCGATGTCCTCCGGCGCGTGCTGCATGTCGGCGTCGTACAGCACGATCACCTCGCCGCCGGCCGCCTCGGCGCCGGTCAGCATGGCCTCGGTCTTGCCGAAATTGGTGCGGTGGCGCAGCACGGTCAGGCGCGGCTCGGTCTCGGCGCAGTGCAGCGCCGCCTCCCAGGTGCCGTCCGTGCTGCCGTCGTCCACCAGCACGATCTGCCCGCGCAGGCCGTGGCGGTCGAACATCGCGCCCAGCACCCGCACCAGTTCGGGGATATTCTCCAGCTCGTTGTAGGCCGGGACCAGGACTGTCACATCCGGACGGCTCTGCGGGGCTGAATCCATGGCGCCTCTCGCGTTCGTTTCTCTACTGAAGGATATCCACCCGCACCGCGCTGAGAGCCAGCGACACGGACATCGTGCCGTCGGCGGTGTTAATCTGGTTTACCCCATCCGGAGTGTCGAGTTTCAACTCGAGAACCTGGCGCGGGGCCAGCTCCAGCTCGGCCAGGGTAACCGGTCCGGGCTGCACGCCCACGGTCACCGTGCTGAGAAGATTGTCCCCATCCTTGACCCGCAGGGTCCGCTCCTGCTGGAACGAGACCGCCCGGGCGCGCAGGGCCACTTTCTGCGGGCTGTCACTCAGGGAACGCACGGTCAGCCCGGCGGCGGCGGTCATGATCCGCCAGCCCGCGCGGCTGCCCTCGGCCCCCAGCACGTTCGGGGCCATGAAACCCTCATCCGGCTGGCTGCGCTGGACTTCGAGGTAATTATAATAGGGTATGGTCTGGAAAGAAAGCATTACCGTGGCAGGCGCGGCTGTGACGCGGTAGAGGCGCTCCGCGCCGAAATCCTTCTCCAGGGTCAGGCCCTCCACGCCCTGCATGTCGGGCAGGGGCAGCGAGGGCGGGTTCACCTCGTCCCGCTTGTGGAACGCCAGCCATTCGACCCCGAAATAGCGCAGCAGGGCCACGTTGTTCGGGTCGCTCAGAGAGCCGGGATAGTCGATATCCTGCCAGAACGGCAAGTAGTCCGTCGGGATGGTGTTGGTCTCGAAATGCCGGTTGAACAGGTCGCGGTGGTGCAGGGTCTGGAAATACAGGTAATCGGTGAAAGCCAGCCCGGTGGAGGCACAGGTGGGGTACTCGATCACCTCGGCGCTGTCTGGCAGCGCGGCCAGGGCCGTGTAGAGCGGGCCGCCCGCGGCCGGGCTGTCGGCCACCCGGGTGGTCCCGGCCGGGTGCAGGTACTCGACCGTGGCAACGAGCAGGATGCCACCCAGAAGCAGCGGGAAAAGCTTTTCGCGGCCTTTCCGCCGTATCAGTTCGGACAGGCCCATCCCGGCCAGGGCCGCCAGCGAGACCTGCAGGAACACGCTGTAGCGTCCGATACAGCGGATGAACGGGGCGAACTTGTGCAGCAGGATCGAGGGCAGCGGCAGCTTGAGCCCGCCCAGGTCGAGGTAGGGCCCCAGGGAGAGCACCAGGCCGGCCAGCCCGGGAAGCAGTATCCACCAGGTCTCGGGACGCCGCCACCAGCGGCGCAGCCCCCAGAGGGCCAGCAGCAGGGGCGCCCAGCCCAGGTAGGCGGTCGATTCGGTCACGTTGCGGCGGATGGTCACAATGTTGCGGGCCAGCTCGCCGAACAGCGGGTGGTCCACACCCGGGAACAGGTAGTTGGCCCAGCTCAGCTTGAACCGCTCCTGCCAGAGCAGGGGGCGCACTTCCACGCGTGACAGCGGTCCCAGATAGGCCACGTACACGTACACGCCCGCCGCGATCAGGACCACGGCCACCGCCCCGGCGGCCAGCCACTGCCCGCGGCTGATCCGGCTCAGCCCCCCGGCGATCCGCCGTCCGGCGCGGATGTCGTACACGAAAGTGTTCACGAAGCTCACCAGCAGGTAGCTGCCGAACACCAGCGGGATGTAGATGTAGTAGTAGACGCTGCACAGGACGTGGAACAGCACCAGACTGAGGACCACCCATAACCCGGTCTTAAGGCCCGGCCGCTTGTCGAACAGCAGGACACAGTACAGCAGCAGCGCCAGCGGTCCCAGGGTAGCCAGGTCGAGGTGTATGATGCTGCGGGCGTAGGAATAGGGGCAGAACGCCAGGAACGCCCCCGAGATCACACCGGCCAGGCGGGAGCCGGTCAGGCGGCCGACCAGCAGGTACATGCAGAACCCGGTCAGCACCAGGTTGCCGATCACGAACAGGTTGAGCATCCGCACCGGGCCCACGAGCGCGGTCACGGGCGCCAGCAGAGCCGGATACTTGTGCGCGGCCAGCCAGGAAATCCAGACCGCCGAGTACGGCCCGGCCAGCATGTCGAAGCGGAACGGCGAGGCGTGGGCATCCACCAACTGGGCCTTGGCCGACCAGAACTCCCAGATACCGGAGAAAATGTCGCCGTAGTAGTCCTTGTACACTCCCAGGACATGGTCGCCCAGGGAAAGGACCAGAGGCAAGGTCCAGGCCAGCGCGGCCAGGGCCAGCGTCAGCACGGCCCCGGAGGGACCGAAACGCCGGTC
Proteins encoded in this window:
- a CDS encoding glycosyltransferase family 4 protein, which gives rise to MKVLFIVTSFPRSEADIITPWMVENIQRLREKGVEVTVYTCASRGLGDQVVHGIQVRRFRYCLRRWELLSHDETIPEQIRKNKLFLLLVFPYLLFGVIGLRRVLRQEKFDLIHVHWPFPLGVFGWFARRWSGRPLVTQFYGVELRWVRTKMKAFLPFLRSVIRGSDMVSAISSHTAAEIEAVCPGTRVELVPYGSPVPPPRECPPPEGGPGRERRVLFVGRLVERKGVEFLVRALEVIETPFPVRLDIVGSGPESGALAELTAELGLQDRVFLAGRVSNEELLRYYAACDCFVLPAIVDHKGDTEGLGVVLIEALCYRKPVVASRLGGIVDIIKDGRTGLLVPEKDPAALAAALRRVLTDEALAARLGADGYAFAQEYFDPGRIAGRWAELYNRLAGRGSKR
- a CDS encoding glycosyltransferase family 2 protein, giving the protein MDSAPQSRPDVTVLVPAYNELENIPELVRVLGAMFDRHGLRGQIVLVDDGSTDGTWEAALHCAETEPRLTVLRHRTNFGKTEAMLTGAEAAGGEVIVLYDADMQHAPEDIARFVEKMRQGYDMVCGRKVGHYTKRFVSSIYNRLSQMLFKVPVHDLNSMKAFRREVIEAVHLRHDWHRFFAVFAHNQGFRLGEIDIELLPRRHGQAKYSGHWRVMIGLLDLLSVKMMLGFGKKPMTLFGTAGLGLLFCGFVTGLVALYYRIVLLHGYRPLLYLVILFVLAGVLLFSLGFLTELIGQLLERLERIEQRQRRPRE
- a CDS encoding glycosyltransferase family 39 protein, whose product is MATHKQQTPDAHPAVSSSRLTGWAGRNRRNVLYVSLLANLVLCLFLFDPKPHTGGDNASYIILAQSILHPGDGYTQHIGPGPVVPHTQYPFGYPLLLAPLVALAGVNFVVLKLLSVAFSLLSVFLFHRIMKCNTTPVIAAAATLCFALNPVLVDFSHWVLSEEAFLCFSLLALYFLTEATRGGGEVRFGRTFWLAVVCLAFTAHIRSIGVAFVGGGMLYFMVRRQWKALAVFFLAVAALMAPWTIRNHLVSTENSAVASAFMMIDPYKPELGTITAADLARRIMHNISTYGGFDSARVVLGSESLWALSVPAVFLAVVVSLLVVTGLLGRIVKHGMGLLEAYFSFFLCIVLVWPDAWSDVRFIMPLIPLMLFYLATAVELIVGLVRPWRKRATVAAAVALLAVAALSLSAQVVRIPFNLRMLTAWSSGNRYAGYPPNWRRFFEAADWIRDNTPATAVVSSRKPRLVYLWSNRRVVGYPFTTDTEAVMAEVTQADYVILDNVSGTTDRYLIPALKKHQNQFKIVHRTAAPPTWVLEVLK